The genomic interval GAGGAAATCAGCAATTATGTGGCTTATCATAGGTATTATCAAAGATTGATTGCTGTTAAAATTGTTAGTGAAGGCAATACAATAACTGATGCTGCGAATATTCTAGGAAAATCATATCAAACAGTTCACAGATGGATTAAAACATGTGAATCTGAAGGATTGGAAGGTTTAAAACCTTCTTTTGGTGGTGGAAGGCCATCAAAATTAACTTATGATCAACTAATTGAATTAGACAAAATCATTGAAAAAACACCAAATATGTCAATGAAAGATGTACATCTTCTTGTTAATGAAAAATTTAATGTAGATTACAGTTTAAAACAAATAGGAAAAATTGTAAAGAAATTAGGATACAATTACAGCAAAGCATATCCTAAATTTTCAAAATCCCCTGAAGATGCTGAAGAACAGTTAAAAAAAACTTAGAAGAACATAACGTAACAACACGATATTATAGTCTTATTTGATGAAGCATCATTCCAAAATGAACCCTACACTCAAAAATCACTATATAAAAAAGGAACCAAACACACACAAACTGTAAATCCATACAAATTCAAAATCAACGCCATTGGATCACTAACAATAAATGGAAATTCGACCATCACAATCACAAATTCATCAACAGCACCAGAAATTGCAATAGCACTTCTAGAATTAAGAATAGCAAATACAAACAACAAAAATACAGTAAAAATATTAAATAAAATAATATTCGATGTTAATCTAACTGATGAAGATATAGATAAAATATTAATGAAAAACAACAAAGATAATGAAGTTTTCGCAGCAAAAATTTTAAAAACATTAGAAAAATATAAGGACAATACCACCTCAACAATCGCTAGAATCATTGGAAAACACTGCA from Methanobrevibacter sp. V74 carries:
- a CDS encoding helix-turn-helix domain-containing protein produces the protein MSGKSKIDVFNKMTKTALDEEISNYVAYHRYYQRLIAVKIVSEGNTITDAANILGKSYQTVHRWIKTCESEGLEGLKPSFGGGRPSKLTYDQLIELDKIIEKTPNMSMKDVHLLVNEKFNVDYSLKQIGKIVKKLGYNYSKAYPKFSKSPEDAEEQLKKT